TGCACTTTAGATTAAGTTTGATTTGCTTAGAACAAAGTTAGCTTCTAGGAGATAGAGAGAATGACCAGGTAAACATAAATAACACATTCCTATTGACTTTTATCCTAACCTTCTCTGACCCAAAAATGTAAAACATTGTCTGGCACGATAAGAGCTCAAGATGTTATTCTCTTAGAAATGTTAATTCTTCACTGGTCATGCTCAATCTGGCGTAATGTGTTTCACAAAATTGATTTACTAACCAATAAACTGGGAAAGTAGATGAGCCATCAGTCGATAACTGGCCTCCCCCCACATCAATGCACCATTAGACCTTGATGCACAGCTGTCCAAGCCAGGAGAACAACTTCACCGTTGTCTTGGATTACAGCGGGGCTAATTTATTCACATACACCATATCCTTATGAAATCGTAACTGGTCTAGCATCAACCTTTGACTGAATGGGATAAAGTCATCAGCTGTTTAGGTCATGTGGAACTGAACTatcaacactgaacaaaaataaacgcaacatataaagtgttggtctttgccaagataatccatccccctgacaggtgtatcatatcaagaatctgattaaacagcatgatcatgacaccggtgcaccttgtgctggggacaataaaaggccactctaaaatatgcatatttgtcacactacacaatgccacagatgtctcaagttttgagggagtgtgcaatttgcatgctgactgcaggaatgtccaccagagctgttgccagataattgaatgttaatttctctaccataaggtgcctccaacgttgttgtagagaaccgcagaccacgtgtatggcttcttgtgggcgagtggtttgctaatgtcaacgtTGTAAAAAAAGTGGcccgtggtggcggtggggttatggtatgggtaggcataaactatggacaacaaacacaattacattttaaaatcgatggaaatttgaatgcagagataccgtgacgagatcctggagttccattgtcgtgccattcatccgccaccatcacctcatgtttcagcattataatccacggccccatgtcacaaggatctgtacacaattcctggaagctgaaaatgtcccagttcttccatggcctgcatactcaccagacatgtcattcattgagcacgtttgggatgctctggatcgacgtgtacgacagcatgttccagttcctgccaatttCCAGCAACTTTGtatagccattgaagaggagtgggacaacattccacagaccacaatcaacagcctgatcaactatgcgaaggagatgttttgcactgcatgaggcaaatggtggtcacaccagatactgactcgttttctgatccacgcccctatctgtttttttaaaggtatcggtgaccaacagatgtatatctgtattccaagtcgtgaaatccatagattagggcctaattttttttatttaaattgactgatttccttatatgaactgtaactcaagtAACAATTTCAGAGATTTGACTGTTACGTttaaatttttgttcagtatataatctGAAAAACACACATGACCAAAGCCAGAAGACAAACAGACCTTGTGTGGGGGAAATGTCTTGTACAGTACTAAAGGGTTGTCTGACTGGGGCCAATGTGGTGCTCTCTGTTTGTGGTGGCATATGTCTGTCGTCACTCACGTTTCAGAATGTTCCTCTGCTCCAGTTCCTCAGTGCTGGGCCTCTGACTAAGTCGTCtgtgagggacagagggagaatgAAACGAGACAATGCCTCAGTGATTTGGGAACAGGGGTGAGTTCCCCAAAAGCTTTGTAGCACTAAGATCATCTTAAGTCCCTTGGATGAAAGAGGATTTTAGTGCTACCAAGTTTTCGGAAATCTCACACCAGAACAGTTATTTCAGATTAGATACAATCTTAAATACACAcaatgcgtgtgtatgtgtgtgtgtgtgtgtgtgtgtgtgtgtgtgtgtgtgtgtgtgtgtgtgtgtgtgtgtgtgtgtgtgtgtgtgtgtgtgtgtgcacatgactCCATTGGTGTACTCTGTACCTCACTAGCTTGGAGTGAATCTGTTGCCGGAGTTCCTGCCTCTCGGTCTCAGAGGTGCGAGGCAGGATGTTCTTCTCCTCCAGCTCTCTCTTGCTGGGCCGGTTGCCCAGTTTGATGGCCAGGGTGTCCCTGCGGCGGATCTTACTGGCTAGGGAGCCTACAAAACCAATAATAATCATGAAAATCTAGCTAGTCCCTTCCTCCAGCCTACGCCATGCAGGCTGCCACCAGAGAGTCTTAAAATGGGCTGAGTTAGAGGACAAGAGTACAGCTTTATAGGAATGTGTGCTGTGcagtaaatataaaatataagtcAAGTAGTACATATAAAACCACCAATAAAGAGTGTGGAAACACAATAAGTGAGATTGTTATCAAGGTTGTTTTCATTGTTTCTAGTCCTTGTTTGTAGTCATTTTATTTAGTTTTTGTTTCTAGTCCTTGTTTGTAGTCATTTTATTTAGTTTTTGTTTCTAGTCCTTGTTTGTAGTTAACGAGTGGCTACGGACTAATTTGTTGCAAAggctggacagacagacatttaACACATGCTGACTACAATGAGCTTTAAGCTTCTATATCTGTGACGGATTTCTTACTTGTGGTATACTCGTCCTCCTCATCCTCGTCTTCGTCTCGGTAGAGGATGGGCCCATCTGAGTCGGAGTCGCTGACTGTGGACTGGTAGTCAGACTCCGTAATGCTGTCTGGGATGACTGTAACCTCTGGGCTCTGCAGGTTAACACTGTGGAGCTTCTTCTCTCCAATCCCATTGGTAGGCCTGGAGTCACATCATCAAAACCCTGATAAACCATTCTTACCTGATTGATTTATCTTGTCTTCTGATTTATTTATCATGTCCATTGTTTTCCTTGTTGCATAATGGAAAATGTCGATATACAAACTCTAATGAAGGGTATATAGACCAAAAACGTTGGTGAAAACAGGCCTTTACTTTCCCAACAGTCTTTTCCTCATGAATCTGGTATCATGCAAGTCATGTAAACTATCATCTTTCCAAATGGTTTAAGGCCTATAAcacagacagagctctgtgactTACTGTCCCAATTCAAGTTAAACCAGTTCAGCTCAGGGCTATGAAAGCCATTTATGACATCTATGCTGactcagacgtgtgtgtgtgtgtgtgtgtgagagagagagagacaaccattTGCCACACCACCAAATGTTTAAATAGAGGGCTGAAATAGGTTACTCCCTATTACACAGCAGCCATTATGAATTATGACAATACTGAATCCAGGTAGCGGTAAATGGTAAACAAGGCTGCTGATGCTGCTAAAATATTTACAGCATTTTCTGGGCTTTGAACTCAAGCTGTGGTGCCGTTCATCATCAGAACAGTACTTCGGCAATGAGGAGCCATCTAAGAATACAGCACATAGTAAAATGTGAAGGTTGAAAACTAAGAACAACAGCTTTTAGAATGCATACTGTGAGTGGTAGTGACTATAAGGTAGAGTTTTGTACATTTATAGACTTTGACCTTTGTGATGACCTTACTGTTGAACACATGACCAAGTGCAATACCAGTGGGAAATAACCCAGTAAAGCAAAACCTATCATAATTATGTTCCCACACAGGATAGCTTTTCACACTGCTGTGCCATTTTCTGCAGTACTGTGTGACTCCCAATGCTAACCATCTCAAGCTGCAAAACACTGAGGATGACGAACAACATTGCCACATCATGTAATACAGTTGAAACTTTTCAAATCGATTTACAGTAAGAATTACACCATGCATTCAATGGAGTTTTCTAAAGCATACTGTACTATTTTGGGAATCATGATTGCGTTAAATAGCTTTCCCAACAATGCCACCAGATTTCATTCTAAAGTTTCATGACAGCAATTATGATGTAAGACGACATTTTATTTTCTTCAGTTTGGAGGAGACGTTTAATTCCAACCTGGGTCAAATATATAACTCAACTATTTTCAAAAACTTGATTTAATTGGCCTGGTTCAATGGAACAGTCCCAAAAGTGCAGAATTCAAGCTACATCAAGTGTACCTCACATATCTTAAATACTTTAAAGTGTGTTTGACCCAGGTCTTCCCATAGGGTTTTTCTGCATTAGAAGCCTATAGATCTGTGTTGCAGTATCGATACATACCACTGACGTTTCTCTAACTCATGGTCTGCGTCCCCTGACTGTTGCCCACGGTCACCACCTCCATCTTCCCCAGTCCCCAGGGCTTCCTCCATGGAGCTCTCGCTATGAGACTCGGTGAAGAAAGTGTCCTCAGTGGCGTTGTTGACCAGAGGGGCCTTTTCCCCAGGGTCCTGAGGACTGGCTCCTGAGGCATTGTCTTTATCCATTCCAGTCAGAGAGGAGTCATCCTGAGCAGCAGGCCTGCCCTCTGGGCCAGAAGAGGGCTCCTCCTTGCACCCCTGGTTCCCATGCCCATCCCCAGGGCCCGGGACCCGTCTCTCCCCAGAAAGGCTGTCTGTCTCTGGGGAGGCCTTGGGAGCTCCAGAGAAGCTGGAAGGGTCAGTTACTAGTTGGAGGACGCGCTTGTTTGTCTTCTCTGTCCCAGTTGGGTTGGCAGGCCTGTCCTTGGAGGTCTTTGTGGTACGCGGTGTGGacgatgaggaggatgaggactgGGCCGTGCTCTTGGATGTGCCTCCAGTTTTCTTAGGTTGAGAGGATTtggctgagaggagaggaaacttCATTAGATTTATGTTAAACACAACGGCAAAAACTGTCTGATGTCCTGTAACGTTTTATGCGCTTTTGTTAGTGCCTTCATGTCAAATGACCTGCCCAGGCACTACAGATGATCATGAGCCTTTTGTCTAAGTCTGACACATTAACAATCAATGATGCATTGTCCCTGACAAAAAACACATATTACTTCTATAGAATGTTGGGGGTCATGTGACGGAATAAGAagagtaaaataataataattatttggttggtgcttatatttgtcctatttcacacatgtacaagtgtgtattataaGCATtcattttttttgcatatcccaactctccctgagacaccttCATAGAGTGGGGTCATGGTCAGGGTCTAAGAGTCAAATATTATTAGTGGCTGTGAAAGAGGTCGTAATGTGGATAAGCCATTTGGCAGATATACAAAAGCTATTCAAAACCAAATAAACTACTGACACTCAACAAGAGAACAATGTGCACTCAAAATTATTATAAAATACCAAGTTAGGCATGCCCATTACAATCAACACAATTGTCCCTGGGTAGTGCAGTTTACTCCAGTGGGGTCAAACAAGTCACATGCACGGAcgctggcacacacacagacatggccaCATCGCCCTGGGAAACCAAACGATCCATGAACCAGATAATCATGCACCAAAGACAAAAAAAGCAAGGGTTTTCAGAAACCCtcggaggcaggcaggcaggcaggggaaCAAAGATGGGACACAGTACACAGCGTATCTTATTGTAGTGCTATGCTGTCTGAAAATGGAGAAGTCTCTGCAAGCAACTCTGTACACACTCTCCTCACTTCCTGTTTCACAACAAGAACAATTAAACTTTCAACTACTGTAAATCCCTAGCCTTCTAGCATGGACACTACCATTCAATCCTGAAGGGGAACAAGGAGGGATGGACTGATGGACGGTGGGAGGCCTTCCACATGCGAAGACGGGTACATTATCCATGCCAACAGGGTTCTCTCCCAACCAACCAGTGCCACTGATACTCACCGTTCCCAATGTAATTGTTTCGAGGGTTTTGTTTGGGTGGCAGAGCGGAAGCTTGCTTGCCTGTGCTTTTGGGCAGCTTTTTAACACCAGCGGTCCCGTCCCTGCGCCCTGCTGTAGCCCCACCAGCTGATTTGGGAGGGGCGGTGGTGGGATGTTTTTTAGCCTCCCGCGTTCTGGCCTGGTTTCCTTTTGGAGTAGCTTTGATTTCATTCCTTActaagagaggtagaggggggagcAGAGCAATCTCTCCTGTAATTTACCAAACCCAgagggagggagtcagggagagacaaacacaaggGTGGGACCATGTAGAAAGATTTGTCTAGCTAATACTCGTAAAAGTCGGGAACGGAAAGTGGCTCCATCATGTGCATATCTAAGGTAGGAAGCCAAGTCTAACAGACATGACCTCCAACCTAATGTGTATTATAGTGATGGGAGAATCTTTTTGTTAATACAtttacatatcgggatattattttaGATGATATATCGTATTGTTTTGACAATATAGCACTAGTTGGCTGCACcggcaccaaaactccagtatcttgttctccatcttcttattAGCACTCTTTTTTCATCACTTTCATTTCCATGACTGATTAAAACTCGTTGCGCCCTGTATGATACAAGGTATGTatgtttgtatttttatttattttatttcacctttatttaacctggtaggctagttgagaacaagttctcatttacaaccgcgacctagccaagataaatcaaagcagtgcgacacaagcaacaacacagagttacacatggaataaacaaacatgcagtcaataatacaatagaaaaagtctatatacagtgtgtgcaaatgaggtaggacaccggaggtaaggcaataaataggccatagtggcaaaataattacaatatagcaattaaacactggagtgatagatgtgcagaagatgagtgtacaagtagagatactggggtgcaaaggagcaaaaataaatgaaatagataacagtatggggatgaggtagttggatgggctattcacagatgggctatgtacaggtgcagtgatctgtgagctgctctgacagctggtgcttaaagctagtgagggagatatgagtctccagcttcagtgatttttgcagttcgttccagtcattggcagcagagaactggaaggaaaggcggccaaaagaggaaatggctttgggggtgaccagtgaaatatacctgctggagcgcgcgcTACGGGTAGGTGGtgctatggtaaccagtgagctgagataaagcgGGGCTTTACctggcaaagacttatagatgacccggagccagtgggtttggaaacaaatatgaagcgagggccagccaacgagagcatacagttcgcagtggttggtagtatatgaggctttggtgacaaaacagatggcactgtgataaactgcatccaatttgctgagtagagtgttggaggctattttgtaaatgacatcaccgaagtcaaggatcggtaggatagtcagttttacaagggtgtgTTTggaagcatgagtgaaggatgctttgttgcaaaataggaagctgattctagatttaattttggaatggagatgcttaatgtgagtctggaaggagagtttacagtcttaccagacacctaggtatttgtagttgtccacatattctaagtcataaccgtccagagtagtgatgctgggcgggcaggcaggtgtgggcagtgatcggttgaagagcatgcagaGCAAGAGTTTTACCtgcttttaagagcagttggaggccacggaaggagagttgtatggcaatgaagttcgtctggaggttagttaattaacacagtgtccaaagaagggccagaagtatacagaatggtgttgtctgcatagaggtggatcaaagaggTGGATCAGAGCATCCCAGGgtcccctcttcactgttgatgttgaggcttgtgttttgtgggtactatttaatgaagctgccatttgaggacttgtgaggtgtctgtttctcaaactagacactctaatgtacttgtcctcttgctcagttgtgcaccggggccttacactcctctttctattctggttagagacagtttgcgctgttttgtgaagggagtagtacacagggttgtacgagatcttcagtttcataGCAATTTCAGTTTCATggcaaattgctcccaaggatgaacccgacttgtggaggtctacagttttttttctgaggtcttggctgatttcttttgattttcccatcatgacaagcaaagaggcactgagtttcaaggtaggccttgaaatacatccacagatacacctccaattgactcaaattatgtcaattagcctatcagaagcttctaaagccatgacatcattttctggaattttccaagctgtttaaaggcacagtcaacttagtggacgtaaacttctgacccactggaattgtgatagagtgaattataagtgaaataatctgtctgtaaacaattgttggaaaaattacttgtgtcatgcacaaagtagatgtcctaactgacttgccaaaactatagtttaacaagaaatttgtggagtggttgaaaaacaggatttaatgactccaatttaagtgtatgtaaacttccgacttcaactgtacatacagtggggcaaaaaagtatttagtcagccaccaattgtgcaagttctcccacttaaagtggaatttatttattattttccaccataatttgcaaataaattcattaaaaatcctacaatgtg
This genomic interval from Salvelinus fontinalis isolate EN_2023a chromosome 30, ASM2944872v1, whole genome shotgun sequence contains the following:
- the phactr2 gene encoding phosphatase and actin regulator 2 isoform X3 — translated: MGQTSVSTLSQNASVDGLEKASLSNCDVVVGSTQTPPLKQKGKLSTIGKIFKPWKWRKKKTSDKFQDLSKVLERKISTRQSREELIRRGVLIPDQEEPVNSENLNGHATPSVGSDEVKVDMESPKTPLEEKTEGSENAEDKAAKSSQPKKTGGTSKSTAQSSSSSSSTPRTTKTSKDRPANPTGTEKTNKRVLQLVTDPSSFSGAPKASPETDSLSGERRVPGPGDGHGNQGCKEEPSSGPEGRPAAQDDSSLTGMDKDNASGASPQDPGEKAPLVNNATEDTFFTESHSESSMEEALGTGEDGGGDRGQQSGDADHELEKRQWPTNGIGEKKLHSVNLQSPEVTVIPDSITESDYQSTVSDSDSDGPILYRDEDEDEEDEYTTSSLASKIRRRDTLAIKLGNRPSKRELEEKNILPRTSETERQELRQQIHSKLVRRLSQRPSTEELEQRNILKQTNEADKHEAIQEIKRRLSRKLSVRPTVAELVARRILRFNEYVECTDAKDYDRRADKPWTRLTPADKAAIRKELNEFKSKEMEVHEESKQFTRFHRP
- the phactr2 gene encoding phosphatase and actin regulator 2 isoform X1, encoding MGQTSVSTLSQNASVDGLEKASLSNCDVVVGSTQTPPLKQKGKLSTIGKIFKPWKWRKKKTSDKFQDLSKVLERKISTRQSREELIRRGVLIPDQEEPVNSENLNGHATPSVGSDEVKVDMESPKTPLEEKTEGSENAEDKAVRNEIKATPKGNQARTREAKKHPTTAPPKSAGGATAGRRDGTAGVKKLPKSTGKQASALPPKQNPRNNYIGNAKSSQPKKTGGTSKSTAQSSSSSSSTPRTTKTSKDRPANPTGTEKTNKRVLQLVTDPSSFSGAPKASPETDSLSGERRVPGPGDGHGNQGCKEEPSSGPEGRPAAQDDSSLTGMDKDNASGASPQDPGEKAPLVNNATEDTFFTESHSESSMEEALGTGEDGGGDRGQQSGDADHELEKRQWPTNGIGEKKLHSVNLQSPEVTVIPDSITESDYQSTVSDSDSDGPILYRDEDEDEEDEYTTSSLASKIRRRDTLAIKLGNRPSKRELEEKNILPRTSETERQELRQQIHSKLVRRLSQRPSTEELEQRNILKQTNEADKHEAIQEIKRRLSRKLSVRPTVAELVARRILRFNEYVECTDAKDYDRRADKPWTRLTPADKAAIRKELNEFKSKEMEVHEESKQFTRFHRP
- the phactr2 gene encoding phosphatase and actin regulator 2 isoform X2, whose protein sequence is MEHALDGLEKASLSNCDVVVGSTQTPPLKQKGKLSTIGKIFKPWKWRKKKTSDKFQDLSKVLERKISTRQSREELIRRGVLIPDQEEPVNSENLNGHATPSVGSDEVKVDMESPKTPLEEKTEGSENAEDKAVRNEIKATPKGNQARTREAKKHPTTAPPKSAGGATAGRRDGTAGVKKLPKSTGKQASALPPKQNPRNNYIGNAKSSQPKKTGGTSKSTAQSSSSSSSTPRTTKTSKDRPANPTGTEKTNKRVLQLVTDPSSFSGAPKASPETDSLSGERRVPGPGDGHGNQGCKEEPSSGPEGRPAAQDDSSLTGMDKDNASGASPQDPGEKAPLVNNATEDTFFTESHSESSMEEALGTGEDGGGDRGQQSGDADHELEKRQWPTNGIGEKKLHSVNLQSPEVTVIPDSITESDYQSTVSDSDSDGPILYRDEDEDEEDEYTTSSLASKIRRRDTLAIKLGNRPSKRELEEKNILPRTSETERQELRQQIHSKLVRRLSQRPSTEELEQRNILKQTNEADKHEAIQEIKRRLSRKLSVRPTVAELVARRILRFNEYVECTDAKDYDRRADKPWTRLTPADKAAIRKELNEFKSKEMEVHEESKQFTRFHRP